The DNA segment GACCAAGATTTAGAACTAAGGGAAGCGGATCGCTGATCGTTTGGGGAACAAGGCTACGGAGTCCAGGCCCGCGCGGAGCTGTTGCCATGGCAGCTGCCGCCGGGGGCGCAGAAGACGAGCCGCGTTCCGGCCGCTCGAGCTCCGATGGCGAATGCGCGGTGGCACCGGAGCCGCTGACAGGCCCCGAAGGTCTCTTCTCCTTCGCCGACTTCGGGTCTGCGCTGGGCGGCGGCGCGGGCCTCCCGGGCCGGGCGTCTGGCGAGGCCCAGTCCCCGCTGCGCTACCTCCATGTCCTGTGGCAGCAGGACGCGGAACCCCGCGATGAGCTGCGTTGCAAGATTCCGGCCGGCCGGCTGAGGCGCGCCGCCAGGCCCCATCGCCGGCTTGGGCCCACCGGCAAGGAGGTGCATGGTGAGCAGGGCACCGGAAAGCGGGCTGCCTTCCTGAGAACAGCGTCCCTGACCTGCCCCCCGCGCTCAGGATGGGGTCCTCGGACGTCTGAGCTAAGGGCCCGGACTGACCCCGAGTCTCCTCGGGAATCTTAAGTATTATAGCTGCTAAGAACCCTGAATGTGAAAAAATAGCCTTCCTGCTTAGAGCCAGTCACCCGAGGCGTTTTACACTTGGTAATGCCTGAAGAGAAACTAAATGGCTCCGGTGTTTACTAGTAGATAATAAAATGGGGTACTGGAAGATACCACTGAGGGGAGCCCCGAGCCTGTAGCCAAGTCATACCTACTTGTTTAAATACACAGAGCTGGATTGGCCTCCTCTACGTCATTTAAGCCTTAGGCAAACTATAGAACAGTttagccttagttttctcatctgtaaaatgactaCAATAGTGCATAGCAGGGATATTGCCAGAGTTATGTAATGTATAGCTATTATTCTGCTTTAGTTGTGTGCCAAATGCTGTTGAGTGATAGGTGATCGCTCTTAATACTTAAAATAACTCACTGAGATCCAAGTATTGTTGccgttttacagaagaggaaacggGGGCTCAGAAATTGCCTTGCTTCGAGTCACATAGCTAGAAAGTGGTTGTACTGATAGTAGAATCCAGGTCTGCAAGACCCAAACCTGCTCTGGCGTATCTACCTTATTGTCCTTGACATTTTGTGAATGACATGGAAACCAACACCCTACAAGATTTAAGAATGAAGACTTTTAGGGTTCCTTCCAGGACTGTTGTGATAACACCCATATCTTAGCGGTGTTATAAAGACTAAATGAGAATTTGAAAGTGCTGTGTAAACCAAAAAATGCTATATAAGGAATGGTTATGTATTTGAGTTGCAGTTTTTTGACCATTACTCTGATGACAAAGGCATTGCTGTCTATTAGCTTCTAACCTATAGGTAGTGTCACCAGGAGAAAAACGTTTCTGCTTAGGAATTACCAAATTTAGTAAGTCATTTGGGAATGGCCCATTTTGAAGAAGGGTATAAGATTATATGTGTAACCTATTCAAAGAGCTTCCATGTAAAAGTCTCACTTTGTCTTTGCAACAACTCAGGGCTGTCAGGACAGAACTCAACTTTATTTTACACATATTAGATGTGAGGCCCAGGAGGGTTACTAAGTAACTTGCCAGTTGCTACAAGTTGCTAcaagtggcagagccagcatCAGCTCTAAAGGCCTTGGAGGATTTGCTACAGGATGTGGCTTTTgcactagctgtgtgacatttCAAGTTACTCCGTGTTCTCAGGGTACTGTGTCTCGTAGCCTGACACCTTTCTTTCCCTTTAGATGTTACTGTGGCTGATGGATGGTGGGCTAACTAGGGAGCCATCCACTTTCTGATTTATTGTGACTGGGGTTTTTTTCAACTGACTCTCTTACTCTCTTCCCAGCTCTGAAGAGGCTGAGGGACTCGGCCAATGCCAACGATGTGGAAACAGGTGAGTGTGCAAAGCTGGTCCAGCTCCATGGGCTGGTTGGGGGAGAAAAAACCCAGGTACCCAGTTGCCAGGATGGCAGTGCTTGAGTTCCGCCTGTCTGCTCAGCCTCAGCACAGGCTCACTGTGCTGTATGACCGCAGTCAGCCTGCAGAAACTGAGtctggcccagatgcttattctTCCCATGCTTCCTTGTCACCCTGAACCTCCTGCTGTCATAGCATTTATCACCCTGTGGGCTCCCTGATGGTGACAACCATGTCTGCTTCTGTATCTCATATCCAGCAGCAGAGTAGGAGCCTTGTGGAACTTCTGGTTAATGGGAATGAACAGTCAGCTTTAAGCTAGGAGACCTACCATCTGAACAGAGCCACCACCTTCAACTGCCCCCTGAGGCTTTGTGGTAGTtgggtcagtggttctcaaacttgtttAGTTGACAGACCATCTGAAAGGCATGGGAGGGGCTCCTACAAGACACCATTCTGGTCTTGTGTTGTTGCTCTCCAGCCTTCACCAGCTGACAGGGCAGTAGTAGCATCAAAAGTGCAAGGACAagttataggaaaaaaaattaattttatccacTGACTTAATTATTTCCGTAAATCAGAGAAAAGTGGTATATTAGTTTTCTTTGGCTGCagtaacaaattttcacaaacacAGTGATGTAAAATGACACAAACTTATTATCATATAATTCTGTAGGCCAGAAGTTCAATACAGATATTaccaggctgaaatcaaggtgtcaacagggcCATATAtctttctggaggctccagggaaaAATCTGTTACTCTGCCTTTCCCAGCTTCTAGGGGCCACCACTGTCCTTGGCTTGCAGTCTTCTCACTCTGTCTTCAAAGTCAGTAGTAGTGGGCTGAATCCTCCTATGCTGTCTCTCATTCTTGCAGAAGGGAAGGGTTCTCTGATTTTGAGGACTCATGCAATTAGATTGGGCATGAATGATCCAGGATAATCTTATGCTCAAGGTCCCTAACTTTAATCACACCTGCAGAGTCTCATAACCATAAATTCTGGGGCTTTAGACATCTttgggccattattctgcctgccTCAAGCAGACATCATTCTGTTTTGTTGGTGGGACACTGTGGTCGACAGATAAAACATAAACATAGATTGAGGGCCATGGGATAGGAGAGCATATTTATAGCAGGCATGGAGAGAATGTCATTTACCTCAGGGAGCTGGTACGACACCATGGGCCTTGAAATGGTTTCCTTATTCCTGGCATATCATAGTGAGCAGGCCTGGAAACTGAAGAGCTTTCAACTCCACTGTGGTCTCTTTTCTATGAACTTTAATATTTCAGAGTATTTGAGCAGCAACCTAGATAGcttcaaagaaaaatgataagggttctctttttaaaatctccAGTGTGTGGCCAGAGAATATTGTAATTATACTTCCCTTCCACCAAAAGTCCAGTTCATCTTGAAACAGGTGTTCACATggtagttttattattttgatagAAATGCTGTGATTTTCCATTCAGAGTCTCTAACACACCCATCTTCAAATCTAAGCGGCTCTTTTTACCCAGCTGTTGCAGGATAGTTGTTGAAACTGCACGATTagcctcttctttccttttatggtaaacattgtgttttctttctctgcatgttgttggatttttttgTATAGTTTAGCAATAATAGTGGACAAAAAGTTTATACCCTGCTATTGTTAAATAACTCTTCTATgaatttataatcatttaaaatatttaaaatatgaaaataatatgtgcattttaaatgttttgaaaagtagagaaatatacaagaaaaaTATCCATAATATCAGCAAATCTGTTAATAATTTGGTGAATATTCTAATAGTCCTTTTTCCTATACAGAGGAATTTTCTTCATGGGCTTGCAAACTGCTATTTTCACAACTTTGTAGcttgcataatttttttttttttggtatcattaatctacaattacatgaagaacattatgattactaggctccccccttccccaagtcccccccacatgccccttcatagtcactgtctatcagcttgCATCATTTTTTGTGTATCATAAACATTGCTCATAGTTTTTgtaaccattattattatttttttccaaatggagatgtcattttttttcctatttatagaATGGAATGAACACATGGctgtaagatttttttaaagcttataaAGTAAAAAGCAAAAGTCACCTTAGAATTCCATTGCCCAATTATAAACACAATTTCTAATGGTGCACACTTCAAAGGAAGAGTTATTTAGTCAGTCATATATTTATTTGGACATCGGTTTTTCATTTTCAAGATAATTTCCCAAGTATGGGAAATTACATCAAAGGGTAAGCATACTTTGATGGCTTCTGATAGATACTGTTAATGTGCTTCCCAAAAAGACTATAACTGCACAGACCACAAAATAGAACTATTTtagctttgttttatttcttcaataCTGGCTATCTTTTGGTGAATGTACTGATAAACACTGTGATGACCTGAAGCTCCATTTCTCCTCCAGTCTCATAAACCTTTCCTTccaccttcattcatttattcagtcagtCAGCAACATTCATCAAACAGGACAAATAATACGTTGGTCCAAGGCACTAAGGCAAACAAAAAAACTACACTATAGTTGCAGAAGAAATATACAAAGTGATAGCATTAGCAAAATAAAACCCCCTAAAAAACTGAAGATTATATGTTTCGTTGGAGAGATATAAGTTCTAGAGCCACAGAAACCTGGGTTTATATTCTAGCTTTGTGTCCTGTTACAGGGGGAATGTAGCCTGGGCACTTAACATGATCTCTCTGGATTGGGGTCCCCTGGTCTGTAAAATGGATATGATACCTTGCTGGGTGGTCAGGGGGCTTAGCTTTCAGGTGCCTGACTCCTGGCTGGTGCTCAGTGTACAGTCGCAATTACCTTAAAATAGCATAATGTGTTAATAcgtgtatattttttatttttattaaggtataattgatatacactcttatgaacatAATGTGTTGATATATAGCAGGATGAACATAACGTGTTGATATATAGCAGGATGAGAGATGTAGGAGAGGGAGTGGCTAACTCAGCTTAAGAAGAAGGGAAAGACTCCTGTAGGAGGAGATATCTGGGCTTTGTCTAGAGGGACTCAAGTCCCAGAGACTAAAATGTTCCTTTGCTTTAAAACGATGTTTGGCAGCAATTTCTACATTTCAGTTTGACAATGTACATGTAATGCATAATGCTTCACATTTTATAATGGCTCcatacttttcaaaaaagaaatttccTATCCATTGTTCTCACCACAGCTGCTCTGGAAATTGGTAGGGCAGAGATTACTCCCATTTGCTGGTGAATCGGGGCCCAAGTCTAGGCTTTCCTACTCTTGGCCCAGCTCTTCCACTGCCCCAAGCTGTTGGCAAGGTACTTCTTTCAAATTCTTGCTGGGCTTAGCCTAGGACTTAGTCATGTGGCAGCAGAATCAGTGCCCTGCCTACTCGAAAGGGCTGCATCCTGGGAGCAAAGTAAGTGTCAGCCAACAGCTTGGGCAGCTTTGTCCAGCTGGAATGTGTATCCAAACTCAGGTGGCAGGATGGGGCCAAAGTCTATACTGGGATTTCTGTGACTCTAGAATTCCTGACTCTGAGGGCCAAGATCCTTGTATGATGTTCTATCTCCAGACACGTAGTTGGAGCACTCAGAATCTGCGGCCCTCAGGTGTGCCCTCGGGGAGCAAATGCCTTGGCCTGGCAGTCCCTGTGGGGCCGGCAGCCAGGAGCTCGCCCACACATTATCGATGCCTTGCCTGGAAGAGCCCCTGAGCATCCCTTTTCATCCCCCGGGGACTGCAGCTTAGCTAACACTGCCGCTCTGTCCCCTGCCTCCCTGTCTTGGTGGTGTCAGTGCAGCAGCTGCTGGAAGACGGCGCGGATCCCTGTGCAGCTGATGATAAGGGGCGCACAGCTCTACACTTTGcctcctgcaatggcaatgaccAGATTGGTGAGTCctggagagggaggagggaggggggctGGGCGAGTAGCACCTCTCCAGAGGCCCCGGGGGAAGATCTGTCTGCACAACCAGGGATGCTGGATGTAAGGGAGGCCCGGCAAGGTGGTATCCTCCCCCTTTACTCTCTAAGCCTGTGGGCTGCTGGACTGGACATGGGGTGGGCCTGGACAAAGAAAATGACTGACTGGGGTCAGGCCAGGCCTTCAAGACATTCAGGCAGCATTTGCTCAGTGCCAAGGGTAGCTGCAGGGCAGTCCTCCCCAcgctttttgtttttaaggaatcTTCTTTGGTTATGGTATAGCTTCTGAACAGTAAACTTTCTGTATACGCTGGTGTAACAACATGGAGCaagatacagagtattttcagCACCCTAGCAGCCtgcctgccttaggctgcttcggTCCTTACCCTCATTTGGGCCTTGTTCACCATAGATTCGTTTGCCTAGTTTTGAATTTGACATAAATGGGAGCATAGAGTACATACTCTTGtattttgacttctttcactAACAAATATATATCCTTGGGATTCATCCCTGAATGTTATATGTATCAATAATttgttctttcctgttgctggaTAGTATTTCCTTGTGTGATATACCACAGCTCACCCATTCTACTATTGAAGGATGTGTGTGTATTTCCAGGTTTGGAAAAATACAGTGaatataaagctgctataaacattcttgtAAATGTAACTTGGTGGTTATAGGTACTTATCTATGTTAGATATAAACCTGGGAGTGGATACACATATATTTAGCTTTAGTATGTACTACCAAACTTATTCCCAAGGTATCTATACTGTTATACCGTCCCACCAACAAACGTAGAGGATTCCACATTTTTCCACACCTTGCTAACTCTTTAATTTTAAAGATCATctctttaattttagccattctggtataGTGGTATCAAAGTGGTTTAACATGTATTTAACATGATAGTAATATTAAGAACGCCTTCATGTATTTATTAGCCATTTTTATATCCTCTTTAgtgaagtatctgttcaagtcttttgtccatttttaaaaataagttgcctttttcttactgctttgtagaaattctttatatattttagatataaatCATTTATCAAATATACAAATGATACACCTTTTCTGTTGCCTTTAGTTCTCTGAatagtgtcttttgatgaacaCAATTTCTTAATAATGCAATTTATCAACCTTTTGTTTATGGTTAGTATTTTTATGACCTTTTACTCTTGGTTTCTTCTACAAGCCTGACAGTTTTAGCTTTCACATTTAGGTCACATCTATGGTCCCTCTTGAATTAGTTTCTGTATATGGCATGAGGCTCAGCTTGGCCTCCGCATTATCGGTCTGCCTGCACATCTGTCTGGGTAATTGAGGAGCCCTGATGATATCATAGTTGCCCCTTAAGGTGGCCTAGAGGCTCTCGAGGGGGTGCTCAGCTTCATCTATTAGCCTAATTCCCACTAAGGCGTTTGGCTGTGGAAGGAGCAGCAAATGCCGTTGAGAGCCTTCACGAACAGTCACTGCCGTCGGAAGCACTTTCTTTAACCCTTAAAGTGTCAGTCCTGCAACCTGCACAGGCCAGGAGGCCCTCCTGGAATCCTCAGTTCCTGGCCGTCAGAGTCCTGCACATGAGtcgagtgagtgagtgagtgagtgagtgagcgcGCAAGTGCGTGAGCAAGCCAGTGAGTGAAGGGATGAAACCACGTAGGGCGCTGAGTTTGCTTTCAGTGTCCACACCTGGAGCCTCTCTAGGTAGGGCAGGGGTAGGGGCTAGGGCCCAGTCCTTACAAGCCTCCGACAGCTGCTCTTGGGTTTTCCTGTTTCCAGTGCAGCTGCTCCTGGACCATGGGGCTGATCCCAACCAGCGAGATGGGCTGGGGAACACGCCACTGCACCTGGGTAAGGGCCTGAA comes from the Manis pentadactyla isolate mManPen7 chromosome 10, mManPen7.hap1, whole genome shotgun sequence genome and includes:
- the ANKRD54 gene encoding ankyrin repeat domain-containing protein 54 isoform X2 codes for the protein MAAAAGGAEDEPRSGRSSSDGECAVAPEPLTGPEGLFSFADFGSALGGGAGLPGRASGEAQSPLRYLHVLWQQDAEPRDELRCKIPAGRLRRAARPHRRLGPTGKEVHALKRLRDSANANDVETVQQLLEDGADPCAADDKGRTALHFASCNGNDQIVQLLLDHGADPNQRDGLGNTPLHLGARVDALDRAGRTPLHLAKSKLNILQEGHSQCLEAVRLEVKQIIQMLREYLERLGRHEQRERLDDLCTRLQMTSTKEQVDEVTDLLASFTSLSLQMQNMEKR
- the ANKRD54 gene encoding ankyrin repeat domain-containing protein 54 isoform X1, yielding MAAAAGGAEDEPRSGRSSSDGECAVAPEPLTGPEGLFSFADFGSALGGGAGLPGRASGEAQSPLRYLHVLWQQDAEPRDELRCKIPAGRLRRAARPHRRLGPTGKEVHALKRLRDSANANDVETVQQLLEDGADPCAADDKGRTALHFASCNGNDQIVQLLLDHGADPNQRDGLGNTPLHLAACTNHVPVITTLLRGGARVDALDRAGRTPLHLAKSKLNILQEGHSQCLEAVRLEVKQIIQMLREYLERLGRHEQRERLDDLCTRLQMTSTKEQVDEVTDLLASFTSLSLQMQNMEKR